A stretch of the Uranotaenia lowii strain MFRU-FL chromosome 3, ASM2978415v1, whole genome shotgun sequence genome encodes the following:
- the LOC129753102 gene encoding uncharacterized protein LOC129753102 produces the protein MTKYPMQRHTVLDNTRIRQTRNSSRRSPKKGTGEAKSPQQKRSDAEEGNSKKKKSTEVTCKKASRRWCRIPCKCDSTGRTFPAEIRLKSFRRHSHQVEGDVIYLSRWLFPRAWKPNSIQIGTKQAVTETNQKEKYPRYRGFCFLPLLPRNCAPLHRSTCRRSPCSHLLPSLGQANRPWKKKSPAKRFARAELGEACQSSSRPPTPRKSVASDILRTCSVGRGLSVVIQAAHTKEKHRKRHPRNVQCRARPVSRHPGRPHQGKTSQVISP, from the exons ATGACGAAATACCCGATGCAACGACACACCGTACTCGACAACACCCGAATACGTCAAACCAGGAACTCGTCACGTCGCTCTCCCAAGAAAGGAACCGGCGAAGCAAAGTCACCACAACAGAAGCGAAGCGACGCAG AAGaaggaaacagcaaaaaaaaaaaaagtactgaaGTCACGTGTAAAAAGGCAAGTCGACGGTGGTGCCGGATCCCGTGCAAGTGCGATTCTACCGGAAGGACATTTCCGGCAGAAATTCGCTTGAAATCCTTTAGAAGGCATTCGCACCAGGTAGAAGGAGACGTCATCTATCTCAGCCGTTG GTTGTTCCCTCGGGCTTGGAAACCGAACAGCATTCAGATCGGGACGAAGCAAGCCGTGACAGAAACAAATCAGAAAGAAAAATATCCCCGATACAGG ggtttttgtttcttGCCTCTTCTTCCCAGGAACTGCGCACCACTGCACCGATCCACGTGCAGAAGATCACCGTGCTCACATTTGTTGCCTTCCCTCGGTCAGGCAAATCGACCGTGGAAGAAAAAATCGCCAGCGAAGCGGTTTGCACGTGCAGAGTTGGGCGAGGCCTGTCAGTCGTCATCCAGGCCGCCCACACCAAGGAAAAGCGTCGCAAGCGATATCCTCAGAACGTGTAGTGTAGGGCGAGGCCTGTCAGTCGTCATCCAGGCCGCTCACACCAAGGAAAAGCATCGCAAGCGACATCCCCGGAACGTGCAGTGTAGGGCGAGGCCTGTCAGTCGTCATCCAGGCCGCCCACACCAAGGAAAAACATCGCAAGTGATATCACCGTAA